Proteins encoded in a region of the Brevefilum fermentans genome:
- a CDS encoding C25 family cysteine peptidase: MQRRLNNILLVIITFTFLLKPVLPSVSAAMDSSDPINLIASSDHGVEFTVSVPWQSLQHEVVDVDGELYTSLDLPGWANSDQPGAPALPFTSQSIGAPFGAEITVEVIPGRSHNVELSAPVLPSATLLSQVDPFASGMDAVNIVHVIDPDPEIYTSSEVYPGQLAEITVDGRLRQQRLVGVGITPLQYDPVKNILIVYENVHIKIRFTGQREVMRGAANPESGVYEAFFQSNFLNYVDVQAWRESPQPAEWLQSDTASPQNQIGAGTLPWEPPNPGWRISIQEDGLYRLTYATLAAAGLPVETLVPQRLQMFYQGEEIAIQVTGEEDGTFDLTDAIIFYGQGIDNKYTADNVYWLTFGSDHGLRMDSRDGAPLEEPDPVPNGYITDLHLEENLEYLSLLPGSDAFERFLWQMVHTAIDPTWSLEFDLQDPLEVAGTLQIALFGAFQAPTINPDHHVVVSINGTQVGDVKWDGLTWAGSWGYVETEIPPGLLTAGTNTLSLFLPNDLGVGLDIIHVDWAKIYYSNTFTVPTGENQLAFSYATEGAWTFQISGFESNALFAYDVSDPAAPVEIDPSSLLVEPIGSDYTLSFRDELSARRDYVVTADSAIPDLPVSAIEQDTPSALGASTNRADYILIAPKAFWEQAERLAIYRTNQGLATILVDIQDIYDEFGFGIADVSAIQAFLAFALDHWAPPAPSYVLLFGDGHYDPKNHLKTSPPSIIPPFLAMADPWIGETAADNRYVTFSGPVPLPQMMLGRLPANSIAEAEIMVSKIEAYEQDPPVGEWSMQVLALAGAADSGGNFPVYADNLIRDALPSPYQAEKIYFGITHTDVEKAQEDLKNSFNQGKLIVNFIGHATSYLWSAQASSSKHFISTADIPGLTNQDKYPIILAMTCLEGYFIDPSKPAFGEAIVRVQNKGAIASWSPTGKGVSGGHVYLNRGFYDAVFKHGVNRLGQAVTSGLSRLWFSGSSLYMLDAYILFGDPALLIKRNPAALDDFYTIAEDFKLEVSPEDGVLKNDSGFAQGNPLTAQLETDVANGNLIFASDGSFTYTPNKDWNGVEQFTYSAYDNQTFIGTATVTITVVAINDPPVAYPQTIETPMETSVEIVLTGSDVDGDPLTYSITKQPEHGDLYQNPPPGSGPRQGQALEPPLTYAPHPGYFGSDSFEYVVNDGKVNSAPTTISITIIGDSGTNLIFLPLIMH, translated from the coding sequence ATGCAACGAAGATTAAACAACATTTTACTGGTAATCATCACCTTCACTTTCCTGTTAAAGCCTGTCCTCCCATCGGTCAGCGCCGCGATGGATTCATCAGATCCGATCAATCTGATCGCATCCAGCGATCACGGGGTGGAATTTACCGTCAGCGTTCCCTGGCAGTCCCTGCAACACGAGGTTGTCGACGTCGACGGTGAACTTTACACAAGCCTGGACCTTCCCGGTTGGGCTAATTCCGATCAGCCAGGCGCTCCGGCGCTCCCCTTTACCTCTCAATCGATCGGCGCGCCCTTTGGCGCCGAGATTACGGTTGAGGTGATTCCGGGCAGGTCCCACAACGTCGAGTTATCCGCCCCGGTGTTGCCGTCTGCCACCCTGCTCAGCCAGGTCGATCCCTTCGCGTCGGGCATGGATGCGGTCAACATCGTGCATGTGATTGACCCCGACCCGGAAATTTACACGAGTTCAGAAGTCTATCCCGGGCAATTGGCTGAGATTACCGTTGACGGCAGGCTGCGCCAGCAGCGGCTCGTGGGGGTGGGGATCACCCCACTGCAGTATGACCCCGTAAAGAACATCCTTATTGTTTATGAAAATGTGCACATCAAAATCCGCTTCACCGGTCAACGAGAGGTGATGCGCGGCGCCGCAAACCCAGAATCAGGCGTTTATGAAGCCTTTTTTCAGTCAAATTTTCTGAATTACGTCGATGTACAGGCATGGCGAGAAAGCCCGCAACCAGCAGAATGGCTGCAAAGCGACACTGCCAGCCCGCAAAACCAGATTGGTGCGGGTACGCTCCCCTGGGAGCCCCCCAATCCGGGCTGGCGCATCAGCATCCAGGAGGACGGTCTGTATCGGCTGACCTATGCGACCCTGGCTGCTGCTGGGCTACCGGTCGAAACTCTCGTCCCGCAGAGATTGCAGATGTTTTACCAGGGTGAGGAAATCGCCATCCAGGTGACCGGCGAGGAAGACGGGACTTTTGATCTGACCGATGCGATCATCTTTTACGGGCAGGGAATCGACAACAAGTACACCGCAGATAATGTTTACTGGCTTACCTTTGGAAGTGACCATGGGCTGCGTATGGACAGTCGCGACGGGGCACCGCTGGAAGAGCCAGACCCGGTTCCAAACGGTTACATAACCGACCTGCATTTGGAGGAAAACCTCGAATACCTCTCCCTATTGCCCGGGTCAGACGCGTTTGAACGCTTTTTATGGCAAATGGTTCATACCGCGATTGATCCAACCTGGTCGCTTGAGTTTGACCTCCAGGACCCTTTAGAGGTTGCCGGTACGCTGCAGATTGCCTTGTTTGGTGCTTTTCAAGCACCTACCATCAACCCCGACCACCACGTTGTCGTCAGTATTAATGGGACTCAGGTCGGCGATGTTAAATGGGATGGGCTCACTTGGGCTGGCTCTTGGGGGTATGTGGAAACAGAAATTCCCCCGGGATTGCTCACCGCAGGAACGAATACGCTATCCCTTTTTCTGCCCAACGATTTAGGCGTTGGCCTTGATATTATTCATGTCGATTGGGCCAAAATTTATTATTCAAACACCTTTACCGTCCCAACCGGAGAAAACCAGCTTGCCTTTTCCTATGCAACTGAGGGAGCCTGGACCTTCCAGATTTCCGGTTTCGAGAGCAATGCTTTATTTGCTTACGATGTCAGCGATCCCGCTGCACCGGTTGAAATTGACCCGTCCAGCCTGCTGGTTGAACCCATCGGTTCAGATTACACGCTCTCCTTCCGGGATGAGCTCAGCGCCAGACGGGACTACGTGGTGACGGCAGATTCCGCCATTCCGGACCTGCCCGTCAGCGCTATTGAACAAGACACTCCATCCGCTCTGGGGGCATCCACCAATCGTGCAGATTATATCCTGATCGCCCCCAAGGCTTTTTGGGAGCAGGCAGAAAGGCTCGCCATATATCGCACGAATCAGGGGCTGGCGACAATCCTGGTCGACATCCAGGATATTTATGATGAGTTCGGCTTTGGTATTGCAGACGTGAGCGCCATCCAGGCTTTTCTTGCTTTCGCTTTGGATCACTGGGCGCCGCCCGCACCGTCTTATGTTTTACTTTTTGGCGATGGGCATTACGACCCCAAGAATCACCTCAAAACAAGCCCGCCCAGTATCATCCCGCCCTTCCTGGCGATGGCTGACCCCTGGATCGGGGAAACCGCGGCGGACAACCGTTATGTGACTTTCTCTGGGCCTGTACCCCTCCCCCAGATGATGCTCGGACGTTTGCCGGCAAACTCGATTGCCGAGGCTGAAATCATGGTGTCAAAAATCGAAGCCTACGAGCAGGACCCTCCTGTGGGTGAGTGGTCGATGCAGGTCCTCGCTCTGGCAGGTGCAGCCGACAGCGGTGGCAATTTTCCCGTCTACGCTGATAATTTGATCAGAGACGCCCTGCCCTCCCCCTACCAGGCGGAAAAAATTTATTTTGGCATCACCCATACTGATGTAGAAAAGGCACAAGAAGATTTAAAAAATAGCTTCAACCAGGGCAAGCTGATCGTCAACTTCATTGGACACGCCACTTCTTATCTTTGGTCTGCGCAGGCGAGTTCAAGTAAGCATTTTATAAGTACTGCAGACATACCCGGTCTGACCAACCAGGATAAATACCCCATTATTCTGGCGATGACCTGTTTAGAAGGCTATTTTATTGACCCCAGTAAGCCCGCCTTTGGCGAGGCAATTGTCCGAGTGCAGAACAAAGGCGCCATCGCCAGTTGGTCGCCCACCGGGAAGGGTGTTTCAGGCGGGCATGTTTATCTTAACCGCGGCTTTTATGATGCCGTTTTCAAACATGGCGTCAATCGCCTGGGACAGGCTGTTACAAGCGGCTTGAGCCGGCTGTGGTTCAGTGGCAGCAGCCTGTATATGCTGGATGCCTATATCCTCTTTGGTGACCCGGCTTTGTTGATCAAGCGCAACCCTGCTGCATTGGATGACTTTTATACCATCGCTGAAGATTTCAAGCTTGAGGTCAGCCCTGAGGATGGTGTTTTGAAGAATGACTCAGGCTTTGCGCAAGGCAACCCCCTCACCGCACAGCTTGAGACTGATGTTGCCAATGGGAACTTAATTTTTGCCTCTGATGGGTCCTTCACCTACACACCTAACAAGGACTGGAATGGTGTGGAGCAATTTACTTACAGCGCCTATGATAATCAAACATTTATTGGCACGGCTACCGTCACCATCACGGTGGTAGCAATCAACGACCCGCCCGTTGCCTACCCCCAGACTATCGAAACTCCGATGGAGACATCCGTTGAAATTGTCCTCACCGGCTCGGATGTGGATGGCGACCCGCTGACCTATTCCATAACAAAACAGCCAGAGCATGGCGACCTGTATCAAAACCCTCCGCCCGGTTCCGGTCCCCGCCAGGGACAGGCTTTGGAGCCCCCATTAACCTATGCACCGCACCCGGGATACTTCGGAAGCGATAGTTTTGAATACGTGGTCAATGACGGAAAAGTAAACAGCGCTCCGACGACAATCAGCATCACTATCATAGGCGATAGTGGGACGAATCTTATATTCCTTCCGTTGATTATGCATTGA
- a CDS encoding ATP-binding cassette domain-containing protein, translating into MTHIDFLTLEIGSLRYRIDARDSGINLAVPQIFKPFLAKEPPLDPLSPSKAGDLRLVLIDDPQIFERARGVPLCRSEVWELWRDDRGYDIFFSPRQTPPRRVTIDPSYQSGTIAFDFSALNGSDIYPLASTDIRITVNWLARFGDLILHAASIVVGAEGYCFLGESGAGKSTLAAALATEMGVPILGEDQAILRNLDGEFWIFGTPWHERADRCLPQGVPLKKVFFVDRNLAPGIHPITPSEGVQRVLQTAFIPYYLPEKLPLILERLSLLASTVPFFTINPVLGSGLSSQIFNQQI; encoded by the coding sequence ATGACGCATATTGATTTTTTGACCCTGGAAATCGGATCGTTGAGATATAGGATTGACGCGAGGGACAGTGGCATTAATTTAGCTGTCCCTCAAATTTTTAAGCCCTTCCTCGCGAAAGAACCACCATTAGACCCCCTTTCCCCTTCCAAAGCAGGGGATTTACGCCTTGTTCTTATAGATGATCCGCAGATCTTTGAACGAGCCCGGGGTGTGCCCCTGTGCCGCAGCGAGGTTTGGGAGTTGTGGCGGGATGACCGGGGATATGACATCTTTTTTTCGCCTCGCCAAACGCCACCCAGGCGGGTGACCATTGACCCCAGCTATCAATCCGGCACAATCGCCTTTGACTTTTCTGCGCTGAATGGCAGCGACATCTATCCCCTTGCCAGCACCGATATCCGTATCACCGTGAACTGGCTGGCGCGCTTTGGCGACCTGATCCTGCACGCTGCCAGCATTGTGGTGGGCGCGGAGGGATATTGTTTCCTGGGGGAATCGGGCGCAGGAAAATCCACTCTGGCAGCCGCACTTGCTACCGAGATGGGAGTGCCCATCCTGGGAGAGGACCAGGCTATTTTGCGCAATTTGGACGGCGAATTCTGGATCTTTGGCACACCCTGGCATGAACGTGCCGACCGCTGTTTGCCGCAAGGGGTTCCGCTGAAAAAGGTCTTTTTTGTCGACCGCAACCTGGCACCAGGAATACACCCGATCACACCTTCAGAAGGCGTCCAGCGCGTATTGCAAACCGCCTTCATCCCCTATTACCTGCCAGAGAAGTTGCCGTTGATCCTCGAACGCCTTTCGCTTCTGGCAAGCACCGTTCCCTTTTTTACGATCAACCCTGTTTTAGGGTCAGGCCTTTCTTCCCAAATATTTAATCAGCAAATATAA